The following are encoded in a window of Manihot esculenta cultivar AM560-2 chromosome 8, M.esculenta_v8, whole genome shotgun sequence genomic DNA:
- the LOC110620999 gene encoding importin subunit beta-1 has translation MAMEITPILLSAQSPDAKVRNEAEANLRQFQEQNLPLFLLSLSVELANNEKPNESRRLAGIVLKNSLDAKDAARKEHLVQQWMAIEFSIKSQIKDLLLRTLGSSVQEARHTSAQVIAKVASIEVPRKQWPELIGLLLHNMTQQDGPGALKEATLQTLGYVCEEISNQDLVQDEVNNVLTAVVQGMNLAQHGPEVRLAATRALYNALEFAQTNFQNEMERNYIMKVVCETALSKEVEIRQAAFECLVSIASTYYDVLEPYMQTLFQLTSNAVKGDEETVALQAIEFWSSICDEEIEIQEYESPESGDSEPVHSQFIKKALPSLVPMLLETLLKQEEDQDQDDSIWNISMAGGTCLGLVARTVGDDVVLLVMPFVEANIVKPDWRSREAATFAFGSILEGPSIDKLTPLVNAGLDFLLNAMKDGNNHVKDTTAWTLSRVFELLHSPANGFSVISPEKLHRIVAVLLESINDAPHVAEKVCGAIYYLAQGYEDAGSDSSLLTPCLPGIISQLLKTADRTDGGDSKLRSSAYETLNEVVRSSNIVETSHIIKELLPVIMNKLGQTLELQIVSSDDREKQGDLQASLCGVLQVIIQKLSSADETKPIILQAADPIMILFLRVLACRSSTVHEEAMLAIGALAYASGPEFGKYMPELYKYLEMGLQNFEEYQVCAITIGVVGDICRALDDKVLPYCDGIMSHLIRDLQSAELHRSVKPPIFSCFGDIALAIGEQFLKYIESAITMMQSAAQICAQMDTNDEEFIDYGNQLKRSIFEAYSGILQGFKNSKPEVMLPHAGHLLQFIELVFRESQRDESVTKAAVAVMGDLADSLGSNTKILFRDNTFYVDFLGECLQSDDEQLKETANWTQVMIAKVIS, from the exons ATGGCTATGGAGATCACTCCAATTCTGTTGTCTGCCCAGTCCCCGGATGCAAAAGTTCGAAATGAGGCAGAAGCTAATCTTAGGCAGTTCCAAGAGCAGAATTTACCCCTTTTCCTTCTGTCTTTATCAGTTGAGCTTGCAAACAATGAAAAACCTAATGAATCTCGTCGATTGGCTGGTATTGTACTTAAGAACTCCTTGGATGCAAAAGATGCTGCGAGAAAGGAACATCTTGTCCAACAGTGGATGGCGATTGAATTTTCTATTAAGTCCCAAATCAAAGACTTGTTATTGAGAACCCTTGGATCATCTGTACAGGAGGCTAGACATACATCCGCACAAGTGATTGCTAAGGTTGCTTCCATTGAGGTTCCCCGAAAGCAATGGCCTGAGCTAATTGGATTATTGCTTCACAATATGACCCAACAAGATGGTCCTGGAGCATTAAAAGAGGCAACCCTGCAAACTCTTGGGTATGTTTGTGAGGAGATATCCAATCAAGACCTTGTGCAAGATGAAGTGAACAATGTTCTGACTGCGGTTGTCCAAGGCATGAACCTTGCCCAACATGGTCCTGAAGTCCGCCTTGCAGCAACAAGGGCTTTATACAATGCCCTGGAATTTGCACAAACCAACTTCCAAAATGAAATGGAGCGAAATTACATTATGAAGGTGGTCTGTGAGACAGCCTTGTCCAAAGAGGTAGAGATTAGACAGGCTGCTTTTGAGTGTCTTGTTTCAATAGCGTCAACATACTATGATGTGCTTGAACCTTATATGCAAACCCTCTTTCAACTCACATCAAATGCAGTAAAAGGAGATGAAGAGACAGTTGCCCTTCAAGCAATTGAGTTTTGGAGCTCCATCTGTGatgaagagatagagattcAAGAATATGAGAGTCCTGAAAGTGGGGATTCTGAGCCTGTTCATTCCCAGTTCATAAAGAAGGCCCTTCCATCTCTTGTTCCTATGTTGCTGGAAACATTATTGAAGCAGGAAGAAGATCAAGATCAAGATGATAGCATCTGGAATATATCCATGGCAGGTGGGACCTGTCTAGGTCTTGTTGCTAGAACTGTTGGGGATGATGTTGTGCTCCTTGTAATGCCCTTTGTGGAGGCTAACATAGTAAAGCCTGATTGGCGTAGTCGTGAGGCAGCTACATTTGCATTCGGCTCAATTCTTGAAGGCCCAAGTATTGATAAGCTTACCCCACTGGTTAATGCAGGCTTGGATTTTCTGCTAAATGCTATGAAAGATGGAAATAACCATGTCAAAGACACAACTGCATGGACTCTCAGTCGTGTATTTGAGTTGTTGCACAGTCCTGCTAATGGGTTCTCAGTGATTTCTCCAGAGAAGCTCCACCGGATTGTGGCAGTTCTACTGGAAAGTATTAATGATGCTCCACATGTAGCTGAGAAGGTTTGTGGGGCAATCTATTACCTTGCCCAGGGATATGAGGATGCTGGAAGTGATTCCTCTCTCCTTACTCCTTGCCTTCCTGGCATCATTTCTCAACTTCTTAAAACTGCTGATCGTACAGATGGGGGTGACTCAAAGCTCAGGTCTTCTGCATATGAAACCTTGAATGAGGTTGTGAGGTCTTCAAATATTGTGGAAACATCTCATATTATTAAAGAACTGCTCCCAGTTATCATGAACAAGTTGGGGCAGACTCTAGAACTTCAGATTGTATCTTCAGATGACAgggagaaacaaggagatttgCAGGCTTCCCTCTGTGGTGTTTTGCAAGTCATTATCCAGAAACTTAGCAGTGCTGATGAGACCAAGCCTATCATACTCCAGGCTGCAGATCCTATTATGATTCTGTTCCTCAGAGTGTTGGCTTGCCGGAGCTCTACTGTGCATGAGGAAGCAATGCTTGCAATTGGTGCTCTGGCTTATGCCTCAGGTCCAGAGTTTGGCAAGTACATGCCTGAGTTATATAAGTATCTGGAAATGGGATTGCAGAATTTTGAGGAGTATCAGGTCTGTGCCATCACAATTGGAGTGGTTGGTGACATTTGTCGTGCATTAGATGACAAGGTTTTACCTTACTGTGATGGGATCATGAGCCACCTTATCCGTGATCTCCAGAGTGCTGAACTTCACCGTTCTGTCAAGCCTCCCATATTCTCTTGTTTTGGGGACATTGCTCTTGCTATAGGGGAGCAATTCTTGAAGTACATTGAGTCTGCAATAACAATGATGCAGAGTGCTGCTCAAATCTGTGCCCAGATGGATACCAACGATGAGGAGTTTATCGATTATGGCAACCAGCTGAAGCGTAGCATCTTTGAAGCTTATTCCGGTATTCTCCAGGGATTCAAAAATTCCAAGCCAGAAGTGATGCTTCCACATGCTGGACATCTTTTGCAGTTTATAGAATTAGTTTTCAGAGAGTCTCAAAG GGACGAGAGTGTGACGAAAGCTGCAGTTGCAGTGATGGGTGATCTGGCAGACTCTCTTGGTTCCAACACTAAGATTTTGTTTAGAGACAACACATTCTATGTCGATTTTCTTGGCGAGTGTCTTCAGTCTGATGATGAACAGCTCAAGGAGACTGCAAATTGGACTCAGGTGATGATAGCAAAGGTTATTTCATGA